The Rhodothermales bacterium genome has a segment encoding these proteins:
- a CDS encoding Mur ligase family protein: MRDLASFPDAALRIFDRPEAPPPDAIRSVYLVGICGKGMGALAELLVEAGYEVRGSDEAAYPPMSTRLNALGITIDEGYAPAHLDPAPDLVVVGNAAVPTHPEATYAREHGLVQMSLPEALAHFFLRDRRSLVVAGTHGKTTTAGMLAHVLRHAGLDPGFFIGGVMTNYGATCAVGSGPHFVVEGDEYDSAYFDKRPKFMHYRPTSAIVTSMEFDHADIYADWDEYRAAFREFAALLPPDGLLLLNGDDHEVRSLEDYTEARVRFFGLEGGDDNVTAQDIRAVEGGQRFTLVANGHPLTEIFLPMSGWVNRFDALGVCAIALDAGVEPDAIAAAFASFQGMKRRQEILGEADGVIVVDDFAHHPTAVDATVHAVKERWPSRRVVAVFEPRSNSSRRKVFEATYTTALAEADAVFISAPPLRHNDNPADFLDAHAVAERIASKGIPAASFPSAADLLPPLLDALRPGDVALVMSNGSFDGLHRKLVEALREREGASEVAS; this comes from the coding sequence ATGCGAGACCTCGCCTCCTTCCCCGACGCCGCCCTCCGCATCTTCGACCGCCCCGAGGCCCCGCCGCCGGACGCCATCCGCTCCGTCTACCTCGTCGGCATCTGCGGTAAGGGGATGGGCGCCCTCGCCGAACTCCTGGTAGAAGCGGGCTACGAGGTCCGCGGCTCCGACGAGGCCGCCTATCCCCCGATGAGCACGCGGCTGAACGCCCTCGGCATCACGATCGACGAGGGCTACGCCCCCGCCCACCTCGACCCGGCGCCGGACCTCGTCGTCGTCGGGAACGCGGCGGTGCCGACGCACCCCGAGGCGACGTACGCGCGCGAGCACGGCCTCGTGCAGATGTCGCTGCCGGAGGCCCTCGCCCACTTCTTTCTCCGCGACCGCCGCAGCCTCGTCGTCGCCGGCACGCACGGGAAGACGACGACGGCGGGCATGCTCGCCCACGTCCTCCGCCACGCCGGCCTCGACCCCGGCTTCTTCATCGGCGGCGTGATGACGAACTACGGCGCGACGTGCGCCGTCGGCTCCGGCCCCCACTTCGTCGTCGAGGGCGACGAGTACGACTCGGCTTATTTCGACAAGCGGCCGAAGTTCATGCACTACCGTCCGACGAGCGCGATTGTGACCTCGATGGAGTTCGACCACGCCGACATCTACGCCGACTGGGACGAGTACCGCGCCGCCTTCCGCGAGTTCGCCGCCCTCCTCCCCCCCGACGGCCTCCTCCTGCTCAACGGCGACGACCACGAGGTCCGCTCCCTCGAGGACTACACCGAGGCGCGCGTCCGGTTCTTCGGGCTCGAAGGCGGCGACGACAACGTGACGGCGCAGGACATCCGTGCCGTCGAGGGCGGGCAGCGCTTCACGCTCGTCGCCAACGGTCACCCGCTGACGGAGATCTTCCTCCCGATGAGCGGGTGGGTCAACCGGTTCGACGCGCTCGGCGTGTGCGCGATCGCGCTCGACGCGGGCGTCGAGCCCGATGCCATCGCCGCCGCCTTCGCCTCGTTCCAGGGGATGAAGCGGCGGCAGGAGATCCTCGGCGAAGCCGACGGCGTGATCGTCGTCGACGACTTCGCCCACCACCCGACGGCCGTCGACGCGACGGTCCACGCGGTGAAGGAGCGGTGGCCGTCGCGCCGCGTCGTCGCCGTCTTCGAGCCGCGCTCGAACTCCAGCCGTCGCAAGGTCTTCGAGGCCACGTACACCACCGCGCTCGCCGAGGCCGACGCCGTGTTCATCAGCGCCCCCCCGCTCCGCCACAACGACAACCCCGCTGATTTCCTCGACGCCCACGCCGTCGCCGAGCGGATCGCGTCGAAAGGCATCCCCGCCGCCTCTTTCCCCAGCGCCGCCGATCTCCTGCCCCCGCTCCTCGACGCCCTCCGCCCCGGCGACGTGGCGCTCGTGATGAGCAACGGCTCGTTCGACGGGCTCCACCGGAAGCTGGTGGAGGCGCTGCGCGAGCGCGAGGGCGCGTCGGAAGTCGCCTCCTGA
- a CDS encoding helical backbone metal receptor, with protein MPFPLSATDARGRTLTLDAPPRRIVSLVPSQTELLADLGLDAEVVGLTRFCVHPAGWKSAKQIVGGTKNVNVERVAALAPDLVLANLEESVREQVEALDAVTSVFVTDVATVDDALALVRTVGRLVGPSERAEALATEIEQGFAALAARSPLRICYLIWRDPWMTVGGDTFIHDVLRRASLENVFGERARYPEVTADEIAAAEPDVILLSSEPFPFGEAHIAEVERAVPGVPVRLVDGELFSWYGSRMRLMPPYVAGLRSTLARDLPR; from the coding sequence GTGCCGTTCCCGCTCTCCGCTACGGACGCCCGCGGCCGGACGCTCACGCTCGACGCGCCGCCGCGCCGCATCGTTTCCCTCGTCCCGAGCCAGACTGAGTTGCTCGCCGACCTCGGGCTCGACGCCGAAGTCGTCGGCCTGACGCGGTTCTGCGTCCACCCGGCGGGCTGGAAATCGGCCAAGCAGATCGTCGGCGGGACGAAGAACGTGAACGTCGAGCGCGTGGCGGCGCTCGCGCCGGACCTCGTCCTCGCCAACCTCGAAGAGAGCGTCCGCGAGCAGGTCGAAGCGCTCGACGCCGTGACTTCCGTCTTCGTCACGGATGTAGCGACGGTGGACGACGCGCTCGCCCTCGTCCGCACCGTCGGCCGGCTCGTCGGGCCGAGCGAACGGGCCGAGGCACTCGCGACGGAGATCGAGCAGGGCTTCGCCGCCCTCGCCGCGCGTTCGCCCCTGCGCATCTGCTACCTCATCTGGCGCGACCCGTGGATGACGGTGGGCGGCGACACGTTCATCCACGACGTGCTCCGCCGTGCCTCGCTCGAAAACGTGTTCGGCGAGCGGGCGCGCTACCCCGAAGTCACAGCAGACGAGATCGCAGCGGCCGAGCCCGATGTGATCCTGCTGTCGAGCGAGCCGTTCCCGTTCGGCGAGGCACACATTGCCGAGGTCGAGCGCGCCGTGCCCGGCGTGCCTGTGCGGCTCGTCGACGGCGAGCTATTCTCGTGGTACGGCAGCCGGATGCGCCTGATGCCGCCGTACGTCGCTGGCCTCCGCAGCACCCTCGCCCGCGACCTCCCCCGCTGA
- a CDS encoding ParA family protein, producing the protein MRRVIFNQKGGVGKSSIAVNLAALSAQRGLNTLLLDLDAQGNATQYLLGPALPEVTVAGFFEQFLSFRLSEDALSEFVLHTPYDNLALVAASPELNELQSRLEAKHKINKLRDGLEALDGYDAVYIDTPPAFNFYTLSALIAADACLIPFDCDAFSRHALYSLLDNVAEVRSDHNPDLRVEGIVVNQFQAQANLPQRVVDELKAEGLPVLDTLLPTSVKMRESHEAATPLVHFAPKHKLSRAFVRLYDELEAA; encoded by the coding sequence ATGCGACGAGTCATCTTCAACCAGAAAGGCGGCGTCGGCAAGTCCAGCATCGCGGTCAACCTCGCCGCGCTCAGCGCGCAGCGCGGGCTAAACACGCTCCTCCTCGACCTCGACGCGCAGGGGAACGCGACGCAGTATCTCCTCGGCCCGGCGCTGCCCGAGGTCACCGTCGCTGGGTTCTTCGAGCAGTTCCTCTCGTTCCGCCTCTCCGAGGACGCCCTCTCCGAGTTCGTGCTCCACACGCCGTACGACAACCTCGCGCTCGTCGCCGCCTCGCCCGAGCTCAACGAGCTGCAGAGCCGGCTCGAAGCGAAGCACAAGATCAACAAGCTCCGCGATGGGCTCGAAGCCCTCGACGGCTACGACGCCGTCTACATCGACACGCCGCCCGCGTTCAACTTCTACACCCTCTCCGCGCTCATCGCCGCCGACGCCTGCCTCATCCCGTTCGACTGCGACGCCTTCTCGCGCCACGCCCTCTATTCGCTCCTCGACAACGTCGCCGAGGTCCGGTCCGACCACAACCCCGACCTCCGCGTCGAGGGCATCGTCGTGAACCAGTTCCAGGCGCAGGCGAACCTCCCGCAGCGCGTCGTGGACGAGCTGAAGGCCGAGGGCCTCCCCGTGCTCGACACCCTCCTGCCGACATCGGTGAAGATGCGGGAGTCGCACGAGGCCGCGACGCCGCTCGTCCACTTCGCGCCGAAGCACAAGCTCTCGCGCGCGTTCGTCCGACTCTACGACGAGCTCGAGGCCGCGTGA
- a CDS encoding CaiB/BaiF CoA-transferase family protein yields MRPFADLVVVELASVLAGPSVGQFFAELGATVFKVENPATGGDVTRRWKLPSEPPSDDRSAYFAAANWGKQSLALDLTAPDGPRVLHDLARRADLVVASYKPGDAERLGADAATLCALNPRLIYAHIVGYPDSARAGYDAVIQAESGFTFMNGAANGPPVKMPVALVDVLAAHQVKEAVLVRLWERERTGRGGAVTVSLFESAVAALVNQATNWLTAGRAPQRLGSDHPNIAPYGTLFPTADGEAVVLAVGTDRQFAALCDVLGLSEIAAAPSFATNQQRVRNRGFLNHLLAERIAERRRDEFLAALAERGVPAGAVNDLPAVFAHPAAEDMVVRDEESALAGVRHVAFRSDEETPIPLAPPPRYAAHTREILTAYLGYSHDEVERLARAGVVG; encoded by the coding sequence ATGCGCCCGTTCGCCGACCTCGTCGTGGTGGAGCTCGCGAGCGTGCTCGCCGGGCCGAGCGTCGGGCAGTTCTTCGCCGAGCTCGGCGCGACGGTCTTCAAAGTGGAGAACCCGGCGACGGGCGGTGACGTGACGCGCCGTTGGAAGCTCCCCTCCGAGCCCCCCAGCGACGACCGCTCGGCCTACTTCGCCGCCGCGAACTGGGGCAAGCAGTCGCTCGCCCTCGACCTCACGGCGCCCGACGGCCCGCGCGTCCTCCACGACCTCGCCCGCCGCGCCGACCTCGTCGTGGCCTCGTACAAACCCGGCGATGCCGAGCGGCTCGGCGCCGACGCGGCGACGCTCTGTGCGCTGAACCCCCGGCTGATCTACGCCCACATCGTCGGCTACCCCGACAGCGCGCGGGCGGGCTACGACGCGGTGATTCAGGCCGAGAGCGGGTTCACGTTCATGAACGGCGCGGCCAATGGCCCGCCCGTGAAGATGCCCGTCGCGCTCGTCGACGTGCTCGCGGCGCATCAGGTGAAAGAGGCCGTGCTCGTCCGCCTGTGGGAGCGGGAACGGACGGGGCGCGGCGGCGCGGTGACGGTGTCGCTCTTCGAGAGCGCCGTCGCCGCCCTCGTCAACCAGGCGACGAACTGGCTGACGGCGGGGCGCGCCCCGCAGCGGCTGGGCTCGGATCACCCGAACATCGCACCCTACGGCACCCTCTTCCCGACCGCCGATGGCGAGGCCGTCGTGCTCGCCGTCGGGACGGACCGGCAGTTCGCCGCGCTCTGCGACGTGCTCGGGCTGAGCGAGATCGCCGCCGCGCCCAGTTTCGCGACGAACCAGCAGCGCGTGCGGAACCGGGGCTTCCTGAACCACCTCCTCGCCGAGCGCATCGCCGAGCGCCGCCGCGACGAGTTCCTCGCCGCGCTCGCCGAACGCGGCGTCCCCGCCGGCGCCGTCAACGATCTCCCCGCCGTGTTCGCCCACCCCGCCGCCGAGGACATGGTCGTGCGCGACGAAGAGAGCGCGCTTGCGGGAGTCCGCCACGTCGCGTTCCGCTCCGACGAGGAGACACCCATTCCCCTCGCTCCGCCGCCGCGCTACGCCGCCCACACCCGCGAGATTCTCACGGCGTACCTCGGCTACTCCCACGACGAGGTGGAACGGCTCGCCCGCGCGGGCGTCGTCGGCTGA
- a CDS encoding TerB family tellurite resistance protein, with product MPPQAPIAADDLHTLVLLYLSVAYESDRNFDPAEHHIVLRLLRWWMPDLTTSDAEAIVDTAHKAVRSGMSDSPDVLARTMGAALSPKLRRRVLSDLGQIAQADGFLSVEEASTIRRIRTAFDMDEANGEDSAD from the coding sequence ATGCCCCCTCAGGCGCCCATCGCGGCCGACGACCTGCACACCCTCGTCCTCCTCTACCTGTCGGTCGCGTACGAGTCGGACCGCAACTTCGACCCCGCCGAGCACCACATCGTCCTCCGCCTCCTCCGCTGGTGGATGCCCGACCTCACGACGTCTGACGCCGAAGCCATCGTGGACACGGCCCACAAAGCCGTCCGCAGCGGCATGAGCGACAGCCCCGACGTGCTCGCTCGCACGATGGGCGCCGCCCTCTCCCCTAAGCTCCGCCGGCGCGTGCTGTCGGACCTCGGCCAGATCGCCCAGGCCGACGGGTTCCTCTCCGTCGAGGAGGCCAGCACCATCCGCCGCATCCGCACGGCGTTCGACATGGACGAGGCGAACGGAGAGGACAGCGCCGATTGA
- a CDS encoding aldo/keto reductase: MSNLPAHAAGTFALGGDLPIHRMGYGAMRITGKGIWGPPADHAEALRVLRRAVELGVDFIDTADSYGPFVSEDLIAEALHPYADGLVVATKGGLVRTGPQQWKEVGRPAYLRQCVEMSLRRLKLDAIPLYQLHRIDPEVPREDQFGVLKDMQDEGKVRHVGLSEVGVEEIEAARAVLPIVSVQNKYSLGDRSHEDVVDYCEAEGLAFIPWYPLEAGKLTEKGGPVDEAAKQTGATHAQVALAWLLRRSPNILLIPGTSSVKHLEENVAAAELELPDDLYEQMTEATAPEAA; this comes from the coding sequence ATGTCCAACCTCCCCGCTCACGCCGCCGGCACCTTCGCCCTCGGCGGCGACCTCCCGATCCACCGCATGGGCTACGGCGCCATGCGCATCACCGGTAAAGGGATCTGGGGCCCGCCGGCCGACCACGCCGAGGCCCTCCGCGTCCTCCGCCGCGCCGTCGAGCTCGGCGTCGACTTCATCGACACGGCCGATTCGTACGGCCCGTTCGTCTCCGAAGACCTCATCGCCGAAGCGCTCCACCCGTACGCCGACGGCCTCGTCGTCGCGACGAAGGGCGGGCTCGTCCGCACCGGACCGCAGCAGTGGAAGGAGGTCGGACGTCCGGCCTACCTCCGGCAGTGCGTCGAGATGTCGCTCCGTCGGCTGAAGCTCGACGCGATCCCGCTCTACCAGCTCCACCGGATCGATCCCGAGGTGCCGCGCGAGGACCAGTTCGGGGTGCTGAAGGACATGCAGGACGAGGGCAAAGTCCGCCACGTCGGCCTCAGCGAAGTCGGCGTCGAGGAGATCGAGGCCGCGCGCGCCGTGCTCCCCATCGTCAGCGTGCAGAACAAATACAGCCTCGGCGACCGGAGCCACGAGGACGTGGTCGACTACTGCGAAGCCGAGGGACTGGCGTTCATCCCGTGGTACCCGCTCGAAGCCGGCAAGCTCACCGAGAAAGGCGGCCCCGTCGACGAAGCCGCGAAGCAGACCGGCGCGACGCACGCGCAGGTGGCCCTCGCGTGGCTGCTCCGCCGCTCGCCGAACATCCTGCTCATCCCCGGCACGTCGTCCGTCAAACACCTCGAAGAGAACGTCGCCGCCGCCGAGTTGGAGCTTCCCGACGACCTCTACGAGCAGATGACCGAAGCCACCGCGCCCGAAGCTGCCTGA